DNA sequence from the Strigops habroptila isolate Jane chromosome 4, bStrHab1.2.pri, whole genome shotgun sequence genome:
GAAGCACTTGAGAAGGCTGGCTTTAAACCTCATCTTCTTTTGCCCTTTCTTGCCAGAGTGTTTGAAGCCCTAGGTTCCTGCCTCCTAGCCAGGTGGTTTAGTGCTGGGCTGTAGGATTTCTGCAATGCAGCTGCTTCTGAGGATTCGTAAATACACCTTTTTCTAGGGGACAATATGGATGCCTCACTAGAAAAGCAATCCATGGATGCTGTGGCTTCATGTGCAGAAAACAGATTGTTAGCTCATTTCACTACATTCCTCTCACCCCTTTCCCATCCAGTCTGTACCCACTAGCACTTTTGCAGCTAAGCAAAAGAAGGTGGGACAAGAATTATGTGTCCCTGCAAGGTACCAGGCATGTCTGCAGTGGAAAGGGTCTTGGTGTTAGCAGTGTTGAGTTGGCAGATAGAGATAAAAATGCTGACTTAGACCCTGTACAGATAATTCCAATCAGTGATACTGTGCATATAGATTCTACTGCTTAGTTggggttttctctcttttttgaaaGGGCAGCTGTCTGTATTAGCTTCCAGTGCCATCTAGTGGGctattgttttatttctctagtAGGGAGGGTTTCAGTAACACATTTCAAGCCTCTATATGTGCTTACATTGATATCAGTATTCCTTTCTGTACACCCCTGTGTTCTTCAAGAGTGATCCATTTATAGATATTTATGCTCATTTCCGACGTTTAAGGTAGTCGTAAACTAGAAGTTGAAACAAGCCATAGAAAAGTAAGCAGAACTATATGTTTGCAAGTAGATTGTATAACAAATGCCTTTTCCTTTAATGGAGACTTCTGATAGAGACCTTCTAAATAATATAGCTGCTTGTTTGCACTTTGAAGTACTGTTCCCATAGTGCATTTTGTTCTCTGTGTATCTTTTTATATACGTGGTATAAAAATTCTCTTCTGCCATTGATAAGATTTTATGCATTTTGAACTCCTGACGTACaccattttcatatttctaaatTATAATCTAGAccccttctttccctctgttcctttccctctgttcctttctctctattcctttccctcttttcatttccgttttcttttctttatgctgATTTGGATCCCTCATCGCTCAGGTGGGCTTAAGGattttgtaagtaaaaaaatttttttgttgtttctaaCTTCTGACTTCTGTTGATAAAGTATTGTGGAAAAGTAATACGTAAAACCTCAAGGTTCAAAATAAAGTGTGGGATctgttatttactttttttttccttcagctgttggCCCAACTCCCTTTGTTCAGTGCTTATATTGGTAAAACAAAAGTATAAATCCTAACTCTAACCCTGGTAGTCCTATCTGGGGAGGTTGCTTAAAGAGGCTTTATGGATGTGCCACTGGCTACTCCTATATATTGTCCTTGCTCTACCTCCCCAGGAGTTGGATGACGCTTTTGGGACCCCCAGTTCTGCTGACCTAAGCCCTAAGCTGTTCAGATGCAGGGATCAGCCACTGGGTCTCCACAGGTGACGCTCACCACCTTTCCAGAATGGATCAGGACTGCAAGAAGGTCAGCTCTGGGACTTATCTGTTCTGCTAACCCTAACCTTGGTGTTAGTCCTGTCCAGTATAGTTTTACAGGCAGTACTAGCAGAGCAACTGTGGTTGAGGTACTGATGCTTTCTGTACTGATTCAATCATACCATCTTCTCCATGCTGGTCCCAGCCACTACAGGCACAAGGAGGGATGACTTTTTTGCAGCATCATCTAAGACTTCAGGTGGGAGAGACAGCATTGCTTGgaaggattctgtgattcagtcaCGTGTCCTGTTTGCTCTCTTTGTCTTTACATGCATGTGTGCTCACTCTccctccatttttttttcccctccagacACAAGGCAGTTTAAGTAAAGCTGGTTTGGTACACACCATGCCGCTGCAgcatcttttctgtgtttgggcCTTCAGTGGGTAAGTGTTTAAAGCGCTTGGCTATTTCCAGTGTGAATGGGTGAGCATCAGGAGTGTGACTGTTCTCCGTGTCTGGGGATTCATGGTCCTGCCTATTGTGCCTAAACCCAGAACTTGTGATACACCCTAAAAGGCAGGTGCTGTACTGTGCCCCTGgcctttccctgcagagcaTCATCCTGTGACATGTCCAGGCTTCACAGAGAATCTGGTGAGTTGGGTCTGCTGTGATTGGGATGGCCTTGGGGCTGAGCCCATGAAGTGCACTGAGGCAGTAGCTGGCACAAAGCAGGGGTCATGCAGGGCTTTGGAGCCTTTCAGAGGTAGCAGGCACTTTTCCATGTGCTACCATACACTCCTGAGAGAGTTCCTAAGAGGCATCTGCCTGAGCTGCCATCTGTGcctgcaatgctgctgctggttcGAATGGTGCAGTGAGAGGGGTGGTGAGAAATGCTCATGGTGTTTGGAAAGAACCTTTGATCTTTCTTTGAAACTTACATcaaatgtatgttttaaaagacCTATTCCAAAATACCCTGCCACTTGATAattaaaaggaagcaaattGGGAGTTAAGAGAGGCTTCATCTTCTCCACTTGTGCAAATGTGACAGGTAAGGAGAAGGTGAGGACTTTCCTGCATCTGTGTTTGCAAGTTTATTACTGAAAGTGGAGCACATGATGTTTCCTAGGACTTTTACGAAGATGAGAAGAATGCAGAACTCCAAGTGCCAGCATTTTGGATGCATTAAGCTACTATCTAGACCACATGTGAAAACTGTCATTGCCTACTGAGCAGTTAATGTGCCATCAGTTATGGCACAAACTGTTCTGTCTTTTGGAAACCAGAGGAGACAGAACTCAATATCATTCAGGTGGTCtgtaattgctttgttttgcacaaCACTGCATGAAGTGACTGAGTCTCAGAGTTGAAAGCATTGCGATAAAGATCTTAAATGGGTTTGGATGTGAAGCAAAGTACACTAAGTGCCTGGAACACGGTAGCAAGAGATTTTTAAGCACATTTCAATTTACCGGTaaaggtttttccttttttccctttttccctttttccataGTAGTTAGTATACTGCTTCCTAAGTGgaaaaaccatgaaaataatCGTGTATGCACTCTAtaccatatatatatttatacacacacatactctCACTATAGTTTGCTTTGCAGTTAAGCGCATAGCCACGTGATGATATGTTGTGTTATTATTAGCTAtatcagaaatggaaatgataGTTGCCAAATGAACTGCAATGACAGGCTTCAGATTTTAGCTGAGCTGCATGTATTTTCAGGGGTTTGCTATTTtttcccaccccaaaaaactCAGTATCTGTGGCCCTAAGAACTATAGTTAATTGATTTACTCATATTACAAATCATGCTTGAGGACCTGCTCTACCCACTGTCTTTCTGTCATGCTGGTTATGGTTTAGGATGCAAAGAGCATCCCCAGCTGGGACAGGCATGCTTGTCAAGCAGGTCCCAAGCAGTAACTTGGATGGCTAGCATTTACAGAGGCCATATGGTCACTGTGCTGGTTGAGGTGCTCTGTGACCCCTTACAGAGAAAACTAGTCTGTACTTTTCTGTGTAATTATCAGTGACATGCTTGCACTCGCAGTGTACCTGAATAGTCTACTAGTAGCACAAAAGGTCAGTTGAAAGTTTCACAAAATGtcagactttttaaaagctcattttttaACTATATTTCCATTCACAAGGCTTTGAATATGTTCTTTTGAATAGTTTCTCTTTTATTAAGAACCATCAACAACAGCAACGAAACAGCAACTCAGGGTAATCTGAGTGATGATCCTAAGTTAGTCAGTGATTCTTGAAGAACAACAAACTATCTGACAAAAACCTTGATACAAATCACTTCCAAGAGGAAAGAATGAGTGGCTCTAGTAAAATCCAGCTCACTTCAGATATCCTGTTAGACTGAAACGagtgaaatgtaaataaaatcatGCCTTGACTGCTTTTATTGATAAGTGTATGGGGGTTTTGATGTATGTAATCTTATTGGTTGAACAGAATCTCATACAAGAATAAAATTCATAGTAAAGATGTCTTTattccaaaataataataataatgtgttAGCCAGACAGCTACAAAACATCTACACAAGACTTTGGTAAGAAATGTTCATGGTAGCTTTTTCATAATTccacagcaaacaaaaacaaggaaggaaatCTAAAAATGCAATCAAACAAAATTTTGTTCGAATCATATGCTGCACACAGAGTCCTACTGTACAGTTGTTAAGCCCCTAACTTTTATCTTTTATTATGTGTAAAGCCTCTACAGGTTGTatgttagggaaaaaaaccacaatgtATACACAATGCTAAGATCTGATTGTTGAGGTCTACAAAACTGGAATGACATCTGTGCTTTCAGTTCAGCAGGATTATTTGGAAGATAGGAGAGATAACCGTTCTTATTTTTATTGACTGATAATCAGCGGCTATTATACTACTAGAAAGTTTACAGTAACAATGAAATACTTTTAGAGATTTATATcagagctttttttctgaatagaaaATCAAtcccttgttttttcttcatttgtttttatttgtgtggtttttttacaaaatgtAGCAAGCTTAAATATTGTATCAAGTTATAGGAAGGACAGGTGATTTGTAAAATGTTTCAACAGTAAAACAGTGTGAAAAGCTGAACCCAAGCAGGAATGATCATACATTTCTGACCCAGTGCAATCTACGGTGTCATTGCATGTATTAAcaaggtggggggaaaaaaattcaacatTCATTACTTTAATAAGCCTAAGAGAAATGACTGGAAATCACACTGGACAGCCTCCTAAGAGGAACAAAAAATATATGGAGAATCGAATTAGTAAGGACCACAGTGAAAGGAATGCCAGATTGTTTTAATGCACGATTTTGTGGCACGTATAGGAAGATGTTGTGTATTTCCTATGTACCTAAAGGTGTATTTGGACTATGTAGCCTTTGGCAAAGGGagtaattaaaaaccaaaataggTTGATGAAATGgaacaaacatgaaaatgaaaatacaatgttatttttaattgattatTTGCAGAAACAGGCGTGATTTTGCAAGATTAACTTGAACAAGTGGTAACGGTTGATGAGATAAATATAGTCCACAAactcacagtattttttttacattcaggACAAGCTTTCTTCTTCTGGTCCCTGCCCCAAGCTCTCACAGACCCAAGTTTACAAAACCCACATGATCACAGCCTCTGTCGGGCTCAGCAAGAGCGGCTCACAAAGGTAGGTGGTGTGGGGGTCTTGACTGCTCAGGTAGCTCTGCCCTGGCTGAATGCCTGGCAGGAATCACTGTAGCTCTTCCCTGCAGACATCTGATTCTTCACTAGAAATATGTTCAGCTGGTCACTCCTCCAGTATCTGTGTCATTCCActggggtttttggttgggagttgctttttttttggtcataaAACGGTAATGTGCAAGGTAAGGTCATTACCTAGGGACAGTCTTGCTATTACACTGTGACGACAGTGCTGTAGAGACATAAACTGCAGACTTTTTCAACAGGCACAAGGAGGCAAACTATCTGAATTATATTATTAAATGAGCCAAGCTGTGTAAAATATGGAATGTTTGGTTTTAGCATTAAACCttgtattcttttttccctcctggcTTGGTTCACTATAGGCCTGCATCCATTTCATTTAGTAGTGGCAGGAGAGGCTTAACACTGCAGTTGGTTCCATTATTTCCCCAGCCCTCCCTTCATTCCAGATCTTAAAAAGAGCAGTAAAATACCTTGAGGGAGTGGAATGCGACAGCTGTGGAAGTCCTGAGCAGGCCTTGCAGTGTTCAGtggagaaataatgaaaagccCTACAGTGTCATGCAGCCAGCCCATCTAACCCACTCGGATACAGGAAGGTAATGAGAGGATTCCCAGGGTACTGATGGTGCGGTTGAACAGCCTCAGTGGGTTGTGGTTCACATCAAATGTGGACACTTAAAACCTGGGTGTCAGGTTTTCAGGATTGTGACCAAGTGTTAAGGAAGTGAGTAAATTACTTAAGGCTGGTTTAAAGAGACTATAAAGTAAATTTTTCTCCATTCATTTCTCTCAAGCTTGTTTTAAGTGTCAACATCAACAGTCTTCATTTTGAGTGCATTGTTATGACTTATGTAGAGACATAGATTTTATGCTGCCTTTCCTGGACCAAAAGATAACCCATCACCTTCCCCTTTCATCTTTGTCATTATACTGTTAAACTTACAGAACAGTGCTGTATTCCAACAGCAAGTGAAGCCCAAGGTCTCGCTGGTCCTACACCTGATTATGTGTAGGGATCAGAGCTAAACTCCACAGAGGATGCTGTGAAATAGCAATTAGAATGGTGAGGGGTTGTTTTCTAATCTCAGGCAGTTTGTTAATCACTCAAGTGGTCAGGGAAGACATTTGTCCTGGCTGGTATATCTACAAACAAGAAATTCTTACAAATTTAGTAAATTTTAGATCCTCCTATACTCTGAgtaaaaaaacataaatgagACTGCTGTAAATATATTCTTGTGTCAGTCTGTAACTAATATGTTAAAAGGCTgtcattatttcatttcagaggCTCTCTTCCCTTTGTTTGTTATAAGGGACGCATGAGAACCTGGCTCACCTGGCTCACCTTTTCTCTactatttttgttattttataaacctctttctctctttgcttgTGATTAACATCCTGATGAAACTGAATCTAATTTTTTAGTGTCTCATGTGGAAGTCGTTCTGTGACACAGCTGTTGCAACTCTGTATTTGGACCAATTTCTAGTAGTTCTGTACCCATTTTTTGAGAGGCAGTGTATAGACCCAATGTAAGAATATGGCATCTAAATACATTCTGACATTCACAGGTTTTCTTTGTGTGCTGTTTTGGCTGTGACTATATAGTGGGCAGGCACCACTATTGAGCTgcacaaattatttcctttttaagattTAAAGAAACTAAGACCATTTTGCATGGACCATAGCATCCATGTGAAGAAAAGTATACAGGATAATTACTATAACTATCAGCTTAACCCAATAGTGTAAAACGATAAACATGCACCTTCAATAGTATTGAGCCAGCATCACTGAAATTACTCCTTGGCATAGTTGTGAAATCACGTAGGCACTGCTTTGGATTTTCAAATTCTAATCGAGAGAGAAATCCTCCCACATATGAAACATGTCACTTTAACTTAGTAATGTTAATATGCATGCATCCCATGTCTTTACAAGTAGTGTTTCTATATGACTAATCCATGTCCACAGATATGTCTGCATTTTAGTTAAATAACTCATAATGACTTACTATTTTTATGCATTAAGGGCTGGCTGGAGTATCAAAGATTTACTCTCAGCATAAACCTGTgaggaaatatttataaaatatatttcttgcaCCAGCAAGactaaaaagcaaaccacactgcaaaaaaatgaaaactaatatacactttatatttttgttgttgctgttttaaaaaccaaaccaaggtTGACTTTCCATTTAGCTCAGAGTGCATCTCTTGGAAGCCTTGCGTTTTGTTAACAAGGATGAACATTACATGCTCTTAGctcctttttgtctttgcagCTAGTAAACTGAGTACTTTTGGACCTCTTCTTTACCATCATGTAGCGTTCCTGAATTCCACCTCCACAGAGCGTAGAACATTCTGTCCAAGCAGTCCATGGCTTCAGCctacaaactgaaaaaagaagtcatttgaataaatttttagtatttcagtcTAACCTACATATCTCAGTGTAAGTGTGCACACTTATAGCTTTTGAATGGAAGATAGCATAGTGCCTAGTTCTTACAGTAGGAATTAAGAAACCCCACTTAAGTGTACTCAAGGTGCATTTgtcagacactgaaaaaaatgttttgctttattgctAAAACTTTCCCTAGACTGAAATGCATGAAGTGGAGCTGCTCACAAACTCCTGTCatgcagaaaagacaaagagacATAAGCATACTGAAATATGGTTTCACACTCACCTGGATATTGCTCActatctatatttttttttgcttgttcacttctccttttctcccgGGCATCTTTCCAGCGTCTTTTTTCCATACCTGGGCCTCTCAGGCATTTCCTGACTCGACATTTTGTACGTTGGACAGTTTCTGGGCATGCTGTTCCTCCAAACTGTGGTTCTATTTTAATCATTCTTGTTCTGATCATATGGCCCTTTCCACATGAGGTATTGCATTCGGACCACTGGGACCACTCTGTTAGTTCACAGTCAATGGCTGCAAAGAATGAGAAATGTTACATGAAAGCTGTGAGATCTAAACATAAGGTCAAGATGAAACACACAGATGTGCCTAATGAGTTTTCACACCCTAAGTACAGGAATGTAGCTTAAGCCTCCAGTCTTTACAGCAAATGTTGTGAGGCTACACGTCAAAATTTTCAGAGTCTGTTTCTAGCCAGAATTATTATTTGACACTTtcctcaatttctttttcaagagtGGTGCTGGCAGATCACTAAAATTACCAAGAAAGTATAAATAATTCTTCCCCTGTGCTTTCTTCAATACTCCCACCCATATGCCTGTTTTATAAtgaaaagctgttaaaaattgAGTTATATTTACGAAGAATCTGATGCCTCTGAGATGTAAGCCTTGCTTTACTGTAGTATTATGCAATAAGTGAGATTTGATAATAGTATTATGTCTTAaaagttttcatctttctgcacTGCTTAAAACTTACAGCCCCAgtgaataataatgaaaatgatatttcacataatttaagaaaagctgaattAGCAAGTTAACTAATACTTCctgtgaaaaataatgtaattcgTTTATAAAGCCTCATAAACCAGCTGGCAAAAGGACACTAAAAGCAATCATATCTTACTTGTTCAGCAGTGCCTTGGGCTGTCCTGCTTCACAAGACTGCAAAGCAACTAGAAATTTGCACCACTCAAGAAGGGGAGAGATTTTAGTGGAGTAAGGTAAAAAATCAATGCAGCTGTTTCCATAGCATCCAGTGGCTCATATATATTCCTGGTTGCAAAGGGATATGTAGATCAGTAAAAAAGCTACGATACCATTCAGAGATGTAACAAAGAGGGGGCGAGCCTCTTTTGTGCTCTTTCTGTGAGCTAAAAGaaccacagaaatgtttttaattcttctttccttccttcctagCAGACACACTGCATTTGAGTAAAAGATAGGTTTTATAATTCTGACTTATTTACTATTGGGAAGTGCACAAACTGTTGCACTTTGTAGTGCAACAGTTTGTAGTCTGTTAAATATGCAGAAACTGTATACCCAATACCGTATACCTATGCTGGTCATCAGCATAGGGTTCAGTAACACAAGCGGAAATGAAGACATGGTCATATTCTAGCTCTCGGTAGATGAAAATCcacaacaataataatagtattaattaaaaaaaataataaaatccacAGTTGCTATCCTACCTAAACTTGTGATAAAGTTTTGACCCATAGACTGTGCCATTCAAAATTAACCTTCTCTCTCCAGAGAGTTTCCCACACTTACGGCATTCAGGCAGCATGCACTTTTCTGCTTGTTCCAGCTCCTCATTGCAGtctcccagctcagcagcagattTCAGCATCCTTTGCCGGGTTCGCATGCCCTTCCCACATGTTACACTGCAGTCACTCCATTCAGACCAAGGCGAGAGTAGACAGGGGATGGTAtctaatatgaaaataaaaaggtaatgAATTTTTATTGTACATAAATTATGAAGctacacattttgaaaataatacagGTGGAAAACGTACTAAGTTTTATGTGTCATCAACCAATTATACTTTGTTGTCACTTTGGACAAAATGAATCATAAGCTGAATGATGTTGCTGGAGATGCTCAAAAAACACTATATTAAATGAAAGAGTTGCGGCATTTTAATACCTTTTCTTTGCTATCTTTCTCTATAGCTTATTTATATCTGCAAAATCCCAGTGCTCCTGGGAAATAAATAGTTTAAGAAGGTATGTTTCAATCATGACTCCtataaaaaaatctggattGTTGCAGTGGACGGATTGAAACTCAAATTGATATAGTCTAAAATGTGATACTTctgcaaaagtattttaaaatttaattctttctgtctttcatgaAAATCTTAACGTTTCTTGACATTGAACAATATGAATAGTCACAGTAAGTGTGAGACTGGCTAACTGCATGAAAGGAGCACTTCAATTTCTGAACTGTTCATGGGCTAAAAGGAGAGGGCACTGTTTTATTATAGCCTTATGATTAAATATACCTCATATTCCACAAATCAGAGTTGCTTAGGTATGGCTTGCTAATATACCATCACTATATGGGTAATACAGTAATAGGAtaccactgtattttttttcttaacattctCATCCTGCTAGTGAAAGTGGTACTTAATGCACGTTCCTTAAGGGAGCTAATTTTaaggagaacaagaaaaagcagcattgcttCTTATTTAGGTCTATTATCTGTGTGACGGAGGAACATGTCAGAAATGATGCTTATCTTTATAGCAGAGAAGAGACTTACGGCATTCAGGCATCATGCATTTCTCTGCCTCTGTAGTTTCTGCCTTGCACATGGATCCATCAGCAGGAGTCATTTTGATCATTCTGTGTCGTCTCTTCATCCCCATGCCACAGCTAGCGCTGCATTCATCCCACTCTCCCCATTCAGTGACAAGGCAGCTGCTAGGGGCTATTTAAAATGGACAGATAAAATCGTTCACTAGTAGAGCTTATATGAAAACATGGTTTGGGCAGTACTCCTGTTATTGGCTGGCTTTTacaaagctaaataaaatacttaCAACATTCCTCATTTACAATACATTTCTCAGTCTCTTCAGTAGGCACTTTGCACATAGAGCCATCTTCAGGGAATTGTTTTACATATCTCTCTCTAGATCGCGTTCCCATTCCACAGGAAACACTACAGGGGGACCATGTAATCCAGTCAGACATCATGCAAGTGGAACCATCTAAAATATAGAGAACCATTTCAATTGCTAATATTAACAGAATTGTGGATAAATCTGTAGCTGCCCATTTGTGTGCAATGGCATTTTTATGCTGCCTCTCACATTCCGTCCTTCCTTGACTGCTTACTTTactcctttcctttttacttcTGTGTACTTTGTGCATCAACTAAGATGAATCCAGTTTGTATTCTTTGGCAATTAGTCCTCTTTGTGACAGCCTGAGTCACACTGCAGCAACTAACAGCTTTAAGAACTTTAAAGGAAGAGCAAACCCTACAAGAGTTTCTCCACCCTTTCTTCTTTATTACCTTCATCGCTGCAGCCTGGACCCATGCATGGCTGAAAATCTTGGGTATCTGGGCAGGGCACACTGAGGTCCAGCTGAGCTTTAAGCATTCTCTGCCTCATCCTCTTGCCCTTTTCACAGGTAGAAGAGCTGCAGGCCGACCATGGGGACCAATTTGAATATATGCAGGTCTCCGGGGTATCATCtataaaagtaagaaaaggcAATGAATGTTAAAAATAGTCCTCTATTTGCTTCTCTTTACTTGACTGGTGATTACTTCAGATGCTAATAGGGTACATTCTTTCCTCCTGCATTCTATCTTCTCCATTTTAGGCCCCACCCTCCAAGAGTAATTGCCaactctcatttaaaaaaaaaaaatttgaacCCCAAGAGGCTTCTCCCT
Encoded proteins:
- the SPON1 gene encoding spondin-1 isoform X2, translated to MSNCPVAVTESTPRRRTRIQVFWTAPPAGTGCVILKASIVQKRIIYFQDEGSLTKKICEQDSASEGVTDKPILDCCACGTAKYRLTFYGNWSEKTHPKDFPRRTNHWSAIIGSSHSKNYILWEYGGYASEGVKQVAELGSPVKMEEEIRQQSDEVLTVIKAKAQWPAWQPLNVRAAPSAEFSVDRHRHLMSFLTMLGPSPDWNVGLSAEDLCTKDCGWVQKVVQDLIPWDAGTDSGISYESPNKPTVPQEKIRPLTSLDHPQSPFYDPEGGSIKLVARVVIERIARKGEQCNIVPDNIDDIVADLAPEEKEEDDTPETCIYSNWSPWSACSSSTCEKGKRMRQRMLKAQLDLSVPCPDTQDFQPCMGPGCSDEDGSTCMMSDWITWSPCSVSCGMGTRSRERYVKQFPEDGSMCKVPTEETEKCIVNEECSPSSCLVTEWGEWDECSASCGMGMKRRHRMIKMTPADGSMCKAETTEAEKCMMPECHTIPCLLSPWSEWSDCSVTCGKGMRTRQRMLKSAAELGDCNEELEQAEKCMLPECPIDCELTEWSQWSECNTSCGKGHMIRTRMIKIEPQFGGTACPETVQRTKCRVRKCLRGPGMEKRRWKDAREKRRSEQAKKNIDSEQYPVCRLKPWTAWTECSTLCGGGIQERYMMVKKRSKSTQFTSCKDKKELRACNVHPC